In the genome of Ancylomarina subtilis, one region contains:
- a CDS encoding SusD/RagB family nutrient-binding outer membrane lipoprotein: MKKNIIAISLALLSVVGWSCDDYLDINQDPNVLNEIPDAKVLLPAVEIGLGNQLMGWDFGFGGAYWTQYWTQSYDASQFKSLCEYNETSFSNAYSELTAGVLNDLERMKTVSKDDVNKGNYYVAEALSIFTWQIMTDVWGDIPYTEALTGHEGIYSPKFDEGSAIYANLLARIDALLALDLSTSTLDENYDFIYKGDLTSWKAFATSLKLKLMMRLSETSGYDNAAVLSFIEANEFISKSAMIPGTTWADGQEGKRHPMREFEAGGANNLSTNVIGCTSFIDYLKAGNDPRLDVLFAKGGDTHEGAFFGDFDSKEDTDGDGTDDADEKYSTPVFKGDMDLMIMSTWEVNFFIAEVYARAGNNAKAKEYYELGVEASLAQNGVADNDIIVNGYAKWVDGDAEAGVKQIAMQKWVANCNYQHIESFLERNRTKYPAVNNIDIRKDRQTAYDDFVPGFITISVNGRAKTNAQLPVSPIYPLSVLTRNENAPSQKVDLLEKVWWNQKPGL; the protein is encoded by the coding sequence ATGAAGAAAAATATTATAGCAATCTCATTAGCTCTTTTATCTGTTGTAGGATGGAGCTGTGATGATTATTTAGATATAAATCAGGATCCAAACGTTCTTAACGAGATTCCTGATGCAAAGGTATTACTACCAGCCGTTGAGATTGGATTAGGAAATCAGTTGATGGGATGGGATTTTGGATTTGGTGGAGCTTATTGGACTCAATATTGGACTCAGTCATATGATGCTTCTCAATTTAAATCTCTTTGCGAGTATAATGAAACAAGTTTCTCTAATGCCTATAGTGAGCTTACCGCTGGTGTTCTTAATGATTTAGAGAGAATGAAAACTGTTTCAAAAGATGATGTAAATAAAGGCAACTACTATGTAGCTGAAGCTTTATCAATCTTTACCTGGCAAATAATGACTGATGTGTGGGGGGATATTCCTTATACAGAAGCTTTAACAGGGCATGAAGGTATTTATTCTCCAAAATTTGATGAGGGATCTGCTATTTATGCTAATCTTTTAGCTCGTATTGATGCGCTTTTAGCTCTTGATTTATCGACTTCTACTTTAGATGAAAACTATGATTTCATTTATAAAGGAGATTTAACTAGCTGGAAAGCTTTTGCAACATCATTAAAATTAAAATTGATGATGCGATTAAGTGAAACTTCTGGCTATGATAATGCAGCTGTTTTGTCTTTTATTGAGGCTAATGAATTTATCTCTAAATCGGCAATGATTCCTGGTACTACATGGGCTGATGGACAAGAAGGTAAGAGACATCCTATGCGTGAATTTGAAGCAGGTGGGGCTAATAATCTATCAACTAATGTTATTGGTTGTACATCATTTATTGATTATCTAAAAGCTGGTAATGATCCTCGTTTAGATGTATTGTTTGCAAAAGGTGGAGATACTCATGAAGGTGCTTTCTTTGGAGATTTTGATTCTAAAGAAGATACTGATGGTGACGGAACAGATGATGCTGATGAGAAATATAGTACTCCTGTTTTTAAAGGAGATATGGATTTGATGATCATGTCAACTTGGGAAGTGAATTTCTTTATTGCAGAGGTTTATGCTCGTGCAGGTAATAATGCCAAAGCTAAAGAGTATTATGAGCTTGGAGTTGAAGCATCTTTGGCTCAAAATGGTGTTGCTGATAACGATATTATTGTTAATGGTTATGCTAAATGGGTAGATGGTGATGCTGAAGCAGGTGTAAAACAAATTGCTATGCAAAAGTGGGTAGCTAACTGCAATTATCAGCATATTGAATCTTTCTTAGAAAGAAATAGAACTAAGTATCCTGCTGTTAATAACATTGACATTCGTAAAGATCGTCAAACTGCTTATGACGATTTTGTGCCTGGTTTTATTACTATTTCTGTTAATGGTAGAGCTAAGACAAATGCTCAATTACCCGTTTCTCCAATTTATCCTTTAAGTGTA